From the genome of Sinanaerobacter sp. ZZT-01:
TCCCGGTGCAGGAATTATATAAGCGGCATTTTTTTTCTTATCAAGGTAATGCAGATCAATTTTATCATCCATAGAAATGACCGCCGTATCATAGCCTAAGCTTTGCAAGTTCTCTGCTAAAGAGATTGCCGTTGTTGTTGCACCAGCTCCACGAGCTAAATTAAAAATACCAAGCGTAATCTTTCCCATTAGCTTGGCATCAGTTGGTACCATTATTTTTTTCTCAACAATCTTTTCTACAATTTTCTCTACTTCCACAGGGACCTCTTTGATAACCTCCTTTTCCACTTCAATTGGTACCTCTTTTATTACCTCAATCGGAACCTCTTTTTCTTTGTCAAATTTGGTTTGACGAACCAAGTAACACATGTTATCTTGCAATGACTTTTCACCAAAAATCCAATCAACCAAGTTTTCTGACCGAAATTCTTTTGCAAAATAAAAATTTTGCAATCCCAGTTTGGTGAGTTCGTTTACAAATGGTAACAATTCCTCGCTTGCATCTTCTGATAATATGCAAATGATTTTAGAACCGCGAAAACAAATATTACTGATAATTGTGAGTAATTCTTCCCTCGCTTTTTCTCTGTTGGCTCTGGCTAACAATACCCTTTCAAAAATTAAAATAAAATTGGGTACTTCATTTAGTTGCACCCAGTCCTGAAAAGATTTTATATTATCACATACACCACTGACAGAAAGAAATACTTGCTCACTTCTATAACTCTGTATTTTCTCGATTTCCTGTTTGATTCCTCGCAAATCAGATGGAACGACCAATTGTACCGTATATTTTTTCATGTATTCTCACATCCTCTCTTTCATGCTGATTTACTTTAGGCATATTCTACCTAAAGTTCTCATTGCTAAATTACTAATGATTGGTAACATAATTTTGGATTGCTACTAAGATAATTTCTTGTAAGGTTTTCTCATCCATAAGTTCAATCTTTCTAATTTGTTCTTCCGGTAATTTCTTGATGTTTTTTTCCACATTGCGAAGTGCTTTTTTATATGTAGGTTTTGGAGGATGTTCTTTCGTTTCCTGCGCTGGCGGATTCAAAATAGCTTCTATGATTGCTTTACTTATCAAGTTTTCTTTTTCATCTTTTAGTGACACTGCCAAATCAGATGTTATTTTTATTCTTTCATTATTCATTAATATCTCGCAGATCCATTGCTGTTGCTGCATCGATAAATGCGATAAATCTGCTCCTGCATAAATCGGTATCTGTTTATCATCCACTAAATCCAACAGTTCTTGATTTAATTCATTTAAGCGTAAATAGCAAGCAACCTTCTTGACTGAAATACCATTTAATGCTGCAACCAAGCCTCTTGCACTCCATTCTTTTACTTTAGGCAGAATATGCCTAAAGCTCTTGTCAATGGAATCTGGTGAAAAATCACGTTGCTTACCTTGCTGTTTTAGTGCCTCGACTTGCAATTTGTACGCATCAGCCATCTCAGATGGCAATATTTCTTCACGGTGTTCTAAGTTCGTGTCAGTAGCGATTAACTTTGCATTCGCATCATTGACATTAACAATGACTGCTGGTACTTCCGTCAGCCCAGCTAAACGTGCTGCCATACACCGTCGATGCCCAGCTAATAGTTCATAACGCTTGATTCCATCCCTAAGATACTGACGTAAAATAACTGGTTCTAGTACCCCTTGTGCTCTAATCTTATCCGCTAATTTCTCAATGCCTTTATTTACAGTTTTTTCGAAAGAATGGTGAAAAGAAAATAGCGGATCAATTAAATCTAATGCTACAATCGTAAATTCTAATCCCTTTGAATCAACATTGTCTGATATTCCGAGCAACAAATCAGTTACACTCTTCGTAGTTGTTTTCTTTTCTGGTGAGGAAAAAGTTAACCTATTCTTAAAATCATCCTTAGCCATTTAAAATTTCCTCCACCAAGCTTTGATATTCTTTTGCTTGTTTACCGGATTTTTTGTACGAATAAATGCTCAGGCCGCGCATACTGGCCTCCGCCACATCTACGCCATGACTGATTCTCGTCTGTAATGTTTCCACGCCTTTTTCTTCTTTCAGGCACTCCAATCCTTCTTCAATAAGGCGTGTATGATTGATATGACGATAATTTGTAAGTAATATTCCTCGATTTCGCAACTTGGGGTTGATGTTTGTTTTTATGGTATTTACAGCATCCGTAGCATCATCCAAGCCACCAAAATCCAAGAAATTCGCTCGCATCGGCATAATTACTTCATCGGCAATTGCTAACGCACTGGTATTATAAATGCGTGTACTTGGCGCACAATCAATGATGATGTAATCATATTTATTTTTTAATTCCTCTAATACACGTCCCAGAGCTTGGCCAACCTCTATACCTGAAAAAACTTTTTTCACCGTATCTTCTATGGTGTCCAAAAAAGCATTTGCAGGCAAAATGTCAAACGGATCACTTTCTACCCTATGTAGGTAGTCCTCGGTTTTCGGGGAAAGATTTCTTAGCACGTTGAGGAGCGGATCAGCAAGTGTGCTCTGTAAAGTATTGGGTGTTAATCCCGCATGCTTGGTACTCCCCGCTGTTGGATCCACATCTACCAGTAACACTTTTTTACTTTTTCTTGCTAATCCTGCTGCCAAATTAAAAGCGGTAGTCGTTTTACCGCCACCGCCTTTTTCAAACCAAATTGCAATGATTTTTGATTTCATTTAAATTTCCTCCTTACTTCGCTTCTTTATTTCTTCCAACTTCCGTTCTGCTTCTTCGCATGTCGTACAAAGTATGTCTTCATCTGCCGTAGCTCCTCCAATTTCCGACGAAGTTTGGAGTCTATGATTCCATTTTTCAGCTTGCATTGCTTTATTCTCCGCGTCGTTATTGTCTAGACTGCAATTATATCCGTCAGTTCGACAGTGACAATTGGTGCAAACTACTGTGTAAAAGTTTTTTGGGTTTGCGAATTGCCGATATTCCGCTTCTGCGCCGCAGAAGGGGCAAGGTTTTAATTTATTCATGCTAGGTCTCCTTTCTCTCGCATAAGCCTCTCCAAAGCTTTCCAGCTCTTTGGCTTCTCGCATTTATGTACCGGCATCATCATGCCCCTGTCCAATATCGTCTGATAACCTAATCCACATTTTGCGCTTGTGAAGTCGGTTACATCATCGGGATGGCGGTTCCCCTCTATCGCTTTACAACCTTTGCATATCATTTTGATTCCTCCAGTCAGCCCATTTAAAAAATTAAACTTTTACTTTAGGCAGATTCTGCCTAAAGTTGATTAATCTATTTCTGCTCTCTACTTTCTGCCGCTTTTTTAAAGACATCCACATATTTTACATTCGGTGGATAAGTCGCTATTTTAGCGTATCCGTCCAATATCAGTTTTTCATTAAGAAAAGTACCGTCTTCTAAGTAAACATATGCCAGAATTCTCCCATACTTATCTCTTTCCTGCACATCAAGTTCTAGCTGCACCGTCTGATTTTCCAGCAATCCACTTGCATACTCTGATGCAAGCGCCCCTGCTTCCGTATTCTTACTTTTATCAGGATGTACACTTTCCGGCGTGTCCACGCCAATCAACCGTACCTTCTCTTCCTGCTCATTCAGCAAGGCCACAAAGGTATCCCCATCTACGACTCGAATAACATCGCATGAAATCCGGTTGCCTAAGTATTCATGTTCCAGCCTTGTATACTCCCCACCGAAATCAATCTTACCGGTCATTAGAATAAGTAGGATACAAAGCATGAGCATAATTTGCTTTTTCTTTTGCCTTTTTATTTTCATGTTCCCTCCGTTCAATGTAACAAGTAACTCCTATCAGTGTAATAAAACACACTGGCAGAAAAACAAACATAAAAAAAATTCCCCAATAATTCAGCATTGCCGTCTCCTTTCCATCAAAAAATTTGTTTTATTTTTTGACAAATAAAAACGACTCTGCTATGATACATAACAAGAGCCGCTGTTATTTGCGGTTGATGAGTAAAAAGGTTTACCGCAACCCGTCAAAGTTATCGGTAAACCTTTTTTATTAAATCGTAAAATCCATTGAAATTGTTGCAAATGGTTTATTTTATCGCCGAAATTTTATTTATTATTCTATGTGTTGTTCTTATGCAATCGCAGCAGAGCAAAAAGCTCGCACTACTTATGACAATATCCTTCGCCTTGTAGATAATCCAGAAGTGATTGATCCGATTCGTTTTCTAAGAGAACGTGAAATTGTTCATTTCCAACGTTTCGGTGAATCCCTAAGAATTGTGCAGGATAATTTAGATGAAAAGAATTTCTACGCAATCAATCCAGAATTTGATTTAAGACCAAGAGACCGCTGCAAATAAGAATATCGAAAAAAACCTTCTGAAATTTAATACTTTCAGAAGGTTTTTTTGTGCGAAGGCAACTTGTTATTTGCCTCATATATTTACTCATTATTGAAATACATTTTGGGCTGTATTTCTCAATTAATTATCCAATATAAAGCATAGCTTCCATAAATATTTAAAATAATTTATAAGTAATAATACTCTGATTCATTAGGGTTACCAAACTGCAAACAGAATGTAGATATGTTTTAAAACCCTAATTCTCATGCTCTTTTTACAATTTATATCCTGCGCATAGTTTATTTTAGAAATTACTGCTGTCGCAAAAGCTATAATCTTGTTTTTTTATAAGATAAGACATAGTTTTTTCTGTTATATAAGGAAAAAAAGACGATGAATAAGTACCACCTACTTCTCCATTATTTTATTGTACATATTTTTTCTTTTTGATATACTTAGTAATAAGGATTACCGTTTGGTGGCGGATCACTTTCCCTGAAGGGGGGTGATAACTCTATGATTACATATTCTGATTTATTTCAATTTGGATTATTAATTGTAGCAATCATTTCTCTGTGTATGTATGGTAAGAGATAGCAAAAGCCACCTGCAAAGGTGGCTTACTCTAATTCCGGATTTGCCACCGTGCGAAGGCGGTAATCCTTTTTTAATATATACCATAGTTTATTCTTTTGTGCAAGGTTATAATTGTTTAATATCCTTCTATTTTGATCACTTCAACCGTTCTTCTGTATTATCAGTTTATCTTCTGCTTATTTTATACTTTAATAATGATGAATTGAACCAAAAAATCTTTATTTTGTCTTCCCAAAGGGTAAATTCTATTCACCTAATATTTGACTCCATCGCCCAGAAGCTTATGGTACAATCGGCTTTCCATTAGTCTATATATTCAGATGTTTAGCATTTCATGACTAACCTTTCATATATTTATATCCTTGGTCAAAAGAAGCAGCCTGTTTCATCTGCCTCACGTATTCACCCACTATCGGAATACATTCTTTTCCATATTTTTCAACTAATTTGACAATTGCACTTCCTACAATCACGCCGTCGGAAATCTTTGCCATCTTCTTAGCCTGCTCTGTTGTCGCAATTCCAAAACCAATCGCACAAGGAATCTCTGATATTTGCTTTACCTGTGCAATTTTTTCTCCAATTTCAGTTGGGATATCCACACGCGCTCCCGTCACACCTAAAGAAGAAACACAATAGAGAAACCCCTGCGCTTCTTTTGCAATCTTAAAAATACGTTCCTCTGAAGTCAAAGCAATCATCGAAAGAAAATCTACGTCATACTTTCTGCAAACCTCTGCAAACTCATCTCTCTCTTCAAACGGTACATCAGGCATTAAGATTCCATCTATCTGCGCCTCTTTGCAACGCTTCATAAATGCCTCTTTTCCATAAGAAAATACCGGATTTGCGTAAGTCAAAAATACAATGGGTGTCGATATTTTTCTCCTTACCTTTTGAATCAAATCAAATAATTTATCTACCGTGCAGCCTGCTCGCAACGCGCGCTCATTTGCAGCCTGTATGATCGGTCCCTCTGCTGTTGGATCAGAAAAAGGAATTCCAATTTCGATTAAGTCTGCACCGGCCTCTGCAATCTCATAAAGCAATGCCTCTGTTATCTGTATATCTGGGTCTCCACCAGTGATAAATGCAATAAATGCCTTCTTGTCTGAAAATGCCTCTTTTATTCTACTCATAAATATCCACCCCTCTATACCTTGCAATTGCTGCTACATCTTTGTCGCCACGTCCTGAAAGATTGACGACAAGTATTTCATCTTTCTGCATGTTCTTTGCAATTTTCATTGCATGGGCAACCGCATGAGCACTCTCAATTGCCGGAATAATCCCTTCAGTGCGAGAAAGATATTCAAAAGCTTCAACCGCCTCCTCATCCGTGATCGCTGCAAAAACCTCTCTTCCTTGATCGGCGAGCATTGCATGCTCCGGCCCAATCCCCGGATAATCCAGCCCCGCTGATATTGAATACACCGGTGCAATTTGTCCGTAATCATCCTGACAAAAATAGGACTTCATTCCATGAAAAATACCTGTTTTTCCGGTTGCAATCGTGGCTGCGGTTCGTGGCGTATCTATCCCCAGCCCTGCGGCCTCACAGCCAATCAATTTTACCGTCTTATCCTCTATAAATTCATAAAAAGCTCCCATTGCATTGCTCCCGCCTCCAACACAAGCAAGTACTGCACTCGGAAGCTTTCCTTCCGCTTCCATTAACTGCTCCTTAATTTCTTTTCCAATGATCTTTTGAAAATCTCTTACAATCGTCGGAAACGGATGTGGCCCCATGACCGACCCTAAAACATAAAGAGTATCCTCTACACGACCAGCCCACTCTCTCATCGTTTCATTGACGGCATCCTTCAATGTCTGCGTTCCGCTGGTAACCGTATGCACTTTTGCCCCTAAAAGCTCCATACGAAATACATTTAAAGCCTGCCTTTCTGTGTCTTCTTTTCCCATGAAAATTTCACATTCCAACCCCATCAGTGCGGCCGCAGTCGCAGTTGCAACACCGTGCTGCCCGGCACCAGTTTCAGCTATTACACGTTTTTTATTCATTTTCTTGGCCAAAAGTACCTGTCCCAGTACATTATTAATTTTATGAGAGCCGGTATGATTCAGGTCTTCACGCTTTAAATAGACCTTTGCACCTCCTAAATCTTTTGTCATTTTTTCTGCATAATAAAGCATAGACGGCCTTCCTGCATATTTATGCAGCAATTCATCAAGCTCCTTGCAAAACAATGGATCTTTTTTATAGTGCTCATATTGCTTTTCCAGCTCTAAAACTGCCTGCATCAGTATTTCCGGGATATACTGTCCTCCATATTCTCCAAATCTTCCTTTTTTCATATGCGCCTCTTTTCCTTCCTGTTTGCTATAATATATTTCATGCTCCGTTTCACGCCGTACTTGATTCAAAGAATCGTTTTCTGTAAATAAAAAAAGCCTTCATCCTAAAAATAGGACAAAAGCTTAACTTCTGCGGTACCACCTAATTTGATACAAACTGTATCCACTCAAAACGTACAATCATACGTCTTCCTTTGATAACGGACGGAAACCCCGTTGGGAATTACTCAGCAATGCCTTTCCCCCCACCTTCATGAGTCCATTCGGTACGGTCACGCCGACTGCAATCACACCACCCGCAGCTCTCTGAACAACGCTTTTTTGTACTTACTCTTCTCAATCATTAGTTTTTTTGTTATTTTATTGTGTATCATTCTACAAGCTGTTTTATAAAATGTCAACCACTAAATTTAGTTTTTCTATTAATGAGCATAAGCAATATATTAAAATTAATTCCTAATATATGTAAAATAAAAATGTATATTTCACCCGTATCAAAAAATTAAAAATCCCCCCTTGACAATAAAATGCCCTTTGTCATATAATACACTCAATTTCATACCGTTCATGAAACCGATGAGGTGGAGATAAAAACAAATCGTGCACTCACAGAGAGCCGGGGTGCTGAGAATCCGGCAGAACGCAGCTTGTTAAATGGACCACTGAGGGCGCAGTCAAAGGCGATTTTGCTGAGTATACTGCGACGTAAGACATACGTCAGTTGTCAGGAATATGTTAGTATTCTGTAAAGGGTGAGAGTTTTGCCTCTCAAAACAAGGTGGCACCGCGGGTTTTTGCAGGAATCCGTCCTTGACGACATCGTCATGGACGGATTTTTTCTATTCTCAAAGGAGGTTACCTATGTATCAACCAAGCTTAGAAACAGCGAAACTTCTTTCAAAGGATTATCAAATAATTCCGATAAGCTACACCATCTATGCAGATGAAGTTACACCGATTGAAGTTCTACGGCGTTTGAAGAAAAAAAGCAATTGCTGCTACCTATTAGAAAGTCTCGAGGATTCCGAACATCGGGGACGTTATACCTTTATGGGCTATAACCCTAAGCACCAGTTCACGAATGACTCCATAAGAGAAAAAGAACCAATTTCTTTCATCCGACAACTTTTAAAAGAAAATCAAGCTCCCCTGCTTCCAGATTTGCCGCCGTTTACAGGTGGGCTTGTCGGTTATTTTTCCTATGATTTTATCAAATACATTGAGCCAAGTTTGAGCCTTAATCATTCCTGCGATAACGCAATTCCTGATTTTGATTTGATGCTTTTTGATAAAGTAATTGCTTTCGATCATTTAAAACAAAAAATCATATTGATCGCCCACGCAAAGACAGATCACTTAGATGCAAATTATAAATCTGCACAAGATGAATTAAAAGATATGGCCAAATTGATTCAGTTTGAAGAAAAGTCAGAATCGAAGCCGTTCCAGCTTAAGTCCCCATTCCAGCCACGCTTCAACCAAACTGATTATTGCAATTTAATACAAAGAGCAAAGCAATATATTCATGACGGTGATATTTTTCAAATTGTACTATCCAACCGTTTTCAAGCAGAAGCGGAAGGCAGCCTTTTAAATGCTTATCGAGTATTACGTACGAGTAACCCTTCTCCCTATCTGTTTTATTTTAGTAAAGAAGATCTAGAAATTGCAGGTGCTTCACCTGAAACGCTTGTAAAATTAACCGGTCAAAAATTGTATACATTTCCTCTTGCCGGTACTCGGCCTCGTGGGAAAAGTGAGAAAGAGGATCTTTATTTAGAAAAAGATCTGCTCTGCGATAAAAAAGAATTAGCAGAACATGATATGCTTGTAGACTTAAGCCGAAATGACTTGGGAAAAATCAGTAAAATCAACTCTGTTACAGTTGAATCTTATCACAGTATTGTAAAATTTTCCCATGTCATGCATCTCAGCACAACAGTAACCGGTGAACTTATGGAAGGAAAAAATGCGCTTGACGCCATTCACGCAGTACTTCCTGCCGGCACTCTGTCCGGAGCACCAAAAATTCGAGCCTGTCAGATTATTGATGAGCTTGAAAAAGAAAAACGGGGTATTTATGGAGGAGCTATCGGCTACATCGGTTTTAATGGAAATCTTGATACCTGTATTGCCATTCGTCTGGCAGTAAAGACAAAAGGCACTGTAACCGTTCGAGCGGGAGCAGGCATTGTATATGACAGCATTGCCGAAAAAGAATACCAGGAATGCATTAATAAGGCGCAAGCCGTCATTCAGGCATTGCAATTTTCAGAAGGGAGAGCAGACTTATGATTTTACTCATCGATAATTATGATAGTTTTTCTTATAATTTATATCAAATGGCAGGCTCCTTTGAACCTTCTATCGAAGTAAGACGCAATGATGAAATCACCCCCGCAGAAATCAAAGTCCTTTGCCCTGATAAAATTATTTTGTCACCCGGACCCGGAAACCCATCACAAGCCGGTATCTGCGTTGAAGTAGTTCGACAATTTGCTGGGATCATTCCCATTTTGGGTGTGTGTCTTGGGCATCAGGCAATCTGTGAAGCTTATGGAGCCAACGTATCCTTTGCAAGAAAAGTGATGCATGGACGGCAGTCTGAAATCAAATTGGACACCAGCTGCCCTCTTTTTTACAACCTGCCAGATACGATCAAAGGTGCACGCTATCATTCGCTTGCCGTGCTGGAAAAAACACTCCCAAATGAACTTCAGATTACAGCACGTACCGAAGACAATGAGATTATGGCAGTCAAACATTATAAATACGAAGTGTATGGTGTACAATTTCATCCCGAATCCATTCTTACACCTGAAGGAAAAATAATATTAAAAAATTTTATAGGAGGAAATCCGTTATGATAGAAAAAGCCATTGAAAAAATAATTCAACTGGAAGATTTAAATTATTCGACCGTAGAGGCGGTTATGGACGAAATCATGTGCGGAAAAGCGTCTCCTGTCCAGATTTCCGCTTATTTAACCGCAATGGCAATGAAAGGCGAATCCATTGATGAAATTAGTGCCTCTGCCGCTGGAATGAGAAAACATTGCATTTCAATTCATCCCAAAACAGACGTGCTTGAAATTGTGGGAACCGGAGGGGATCAGTCAAATTCTTTTAATATTTCCACAACCGCTTCACTCGTTGTATCCGCAGCAGGTGTCCCTGTAGCAAAGCATGGGAATCGAGCAGCGTCCAGTAAATGCGGAGCCGCTGATGTATTAGAAGCACTAGGTGTGAATATCTCCATCTCTG
Proteins encoded in this window:
- a CDS encoding ParB/RepB/Spo0J family partition protein, producing the protein MAKDDFKNRLTFSSPEKKTTTKSVTDLLLGISDNVDSKGLEFTIVALDLIDPLFSFHHSFEKTVNKGIEKLADKIRAQGVLEPVILRQYLRDGIKRYELLAGHRRCMAARLAGLTEVPAVIVNVNDANAKLIATDTNLEHREEILPSEMADAYKLQVEALKQQGKQRDFSPDSIDKSFRHILPKVKEWSARGLVAALNGISVKKVACYLRLNELNQELLDLVDDKQIPIYAGADLSHLSMQQQQWICEILMNNERIKITSDLAVSLKDEKENLISKAIIEAILNPPAQETKEHPPKPTYKKALRNVEKNIKKLPEEQIRKIELMDEKTLQEIILVAIQNYVTNH
- a CDS encoding ParA family protein is translated as MKSKIIAIWFEKGGGGKTTTAFNLAAGLARKSKKVLLVDVDPTAGSTKHAGLTPNTLQSTLADPLLNVLRNLSPKTEDYLHRVESDPFDILPANAFLDTIEDTVKKVFSGIEVGQALGRVLEELKNKYDYIIIDCAPSTRIYNTSALAIADEVIMPMRANFLDFGGLDDATDAVNTIKTNINPKLRNRGILLTNYRHINHTRLIEEGLECLKEEKGVETLQTRISHGVDVAEASMRGLSIYSYKKSGKQAKEYQSLVEEILNG
- a CDS encoding Lar family restriction alleviation protein; this encodes MNKLKPCPFCGAEAEYRQFANPKNFYTVVCTNCHCRTDGYNCSLDNNDAENKAMQAEKWNHRLQTSSEIGGATADEDILCTTCEEAERKLEEIKKRSKEEI
- a CDS encoding thermonuclease family protein yields the protein MKIKRQKKKQIMLMLCILLILMTGKIDFGGEYTRLEHEYLGNRISCDVIRVVDGDTFVALLNEQEEKVRLIGVDTPESVHPDKSKNTEAGALASEYASGLLENQTVQLELDVQERDKYGRILAYVYLEDGTFLNEKLILDGYAKIATYPPNVKYVDVFKKAAESREQK
- a CDS encoding putative holin-like toxin, encoding MITYSDLFQFGLLIVAIISLCMYGKR
- the trpA gene encoding tryptophan synthase subunit alpha, whose amino-acid sequence is MSRIKEAFSDKKAFIAFITGGDPDIQITEALLYEIAEAGADLIEIGIPFSDPTAEGPIIQAANERALRAGCTVDKLFDLIQKVRRKISTPIVFLTYANPVFSYGKEAFMKRCKEAQIDGILMPDVPFEERDEFAEVCRKYDVDFLSMIALTSEERIFKIAKEAQGFLYCVSSLGVTGARVDIPTEIGEKIAQVKQISEIPCAIGFGIATTEQAKKMAKISDGVIVGSAIVKLVEKYGKECIPIVGEYVRQMKQAASFDQGYKYMKG
- the trpB gene encoding tryptophan synthase subunit beta — protein: MKKGRFGEYGGQYIPEILMQAVLELEKQYEHYKKDPLFCKELDELLHKYAGRPSMLYYAEKMTKDLGGAKVYLKREDLNHTGSHKINNVLGQVLLAKKMNKKRVIAETGAGQHGVATATAAALMGLECEIFMGKEDTERQALNVFRMELLGAKVHTVTSGTQTLKDAVNETMREWAGRVEDTLYVLGSVMGPHPFPTIVRDFQKIIGKEIKEQLMEAEGKLPSAVLACVGGGSNAMGAFYEFIEDKTVKLIGCEAAGLGIDTPRTAATIATGKTGIFHGMKSYFCQDDYGQIAPVYSISAGLDYPGIGPEHAMLADQGREVFAAITDEEAVEAFEYLSRTEGIIPAIESAHAVAHAMKIAKNMQKDEILVVNLSGRGDKDVAAIARYRGVDIYE
- the trpE gene encoding anthranilate synthase component I, with amino-acid sequence MYQPSLETAKLLSKDYQIIPISYTIYADEVTPIEVLRRLKKKSNCCYLLESLEDSEHRGRYTFMGYNPKHQFTNDSIREKEPISFIRQLLKENQAPLLPDLPPFTGGLVGYFSYDFIKYIEPSLSLNHSCDNAIPDFDLMLFDKVIAFDHLKQKIILIAHAKTDHLDANYKSAQDELKDMAKLIQFEEKSESKPFQLKSPFQPRFNQTDYCNLIQRAKQYIHDGDIFQIVLSNRFQAEAEGSLLNAYRVLRTSNPSPYLFYFSKEDLEIAGASPETLVKLTGQKLYTFPLAGTRPRGKSEKEDLYLEKDLLCDKKELAEHDMLVDLSRNDLGKISKINSVTVESYHSIVKFSHVMHLSTTVTGELMEGKNALDAIHAVLPAGTLSGAPKIRACQIIDELEKEKRGIYGGAIGYIGFNGNLDTCIAIRLAVKTKGTVTVRAGAGIVYDSIAEKEYQECINKAQAVIQALQFSEGRADL
- a CDS encoding aminodeoxychorismate/anthranilate synthase component II, which gives rise to MILLIDNYDSFSYNLYQMAGSFEPSIEVRRNDEITPAEIKVLCPDKIILSPGPGNPSQAGICVEVVRQFAGIIPILGVCLGHQAICEAYGANVSFARKVMHGRQSEIKLDTSCPLFYNLPDTIKGARYHSLAVLEKTLPNELQITARTEDNEIMAVKHYKYEVYGVQFHPESILTPEGKIILKNFIGGNPL